Proteins from a genomic interval of Molothrus ater isolate BHLD 08-10-18 breed brown headed cowbird chromosome 10, BPBGC_Mater_1.1, whole genome shotgun sequence:
- the BCL6 gene encoding B-cell lymphoma 6 protein: MASPADSCIQFTRHASDVLLNLNRLRSRDILTDVVIIVNREQFRAHKTVLMACSGLFYSIFTDQLKCNLNVINLDPEINPEGFCILLDFMYTSRLNLRENNIMAVMATALYLQMEHVVDTCRRFVKSSEAEMVSAVKTPREEFLAGRMLGHPEVMAYRSRDVSENGMPLQNGSLCNGRAFAPGLINSLSGSPISYHGYSPLPLNSFLVDDELREMRMPLSELSRAGAFPKERILPCDSSRTIPTEYVRTITDISANMCHATIYAPKEGAAEEARSDMHYSVASGPKPVIPSVRNNPYFPCDKVAKEEERTSSEDEISQHFEPTNTPLDRKGLISPQSPQKSDCQPNSPTESSSSKNARIGQNSSSLFTKSPTDPKACNWKKYKFIVLNSLNQNTKQDSADQNEMGTLSPRTYVPMSTCQQSMEPEHLNVQSPTKISVNGEDSTIPQASRLNNIVNRSRDGSPQSSEGQSPLYMHSSKCSSCGCQSPQHTEMCLHTPGSNFGEEMGETQSEYSDSSCENGAFFCNECDCRFSEEASLKRHSLQVHSDKPYKCDRCQASFRYKGNLASHKTVHTGEKPYRCNICGAQFNRPANLKTHTRIHSGEKPYKCETCGARFVQVAHLRAHVLIHTGEKPYPCEICGTRFRHLQTLKSHLRIHTGEKPYHCEKCNLHFRHKSQLRLHLRQKHGAITNTKVQYRISASEVPPELPKAC; the protein is encoded by the exons ATGGCCTCGCCGGCAGACAGCTGCATCCAGTTCACGCGCCACGCCAGCGACGTCCTCCTCAACCTCAACCGCCTTAGAAGCCGGGACATCTTGACCGATGTTGTCATCATCGTGAACCGGGAGCAGTTCAGAGCCCACAAAACAGTCCTGATGGCCTGCAG TGGCCTCTTCTACAGCATCTTCACTGACCAGCTCAAGTGCAACTTGAATGTTATCAACCTGGATCCTGAAATTAACCCTGAGGGGTTTTGCATCCTCTTGGACTTCATGTACACCTCCCGCCTGAACTTGAGGGAGAACAATATCATGGCTGTGATGGCCACAGCACTCTACCTGCAGATGGAGCACGTGGTTGACACCTGCCGAAGGTTTGTCAAGTCTAG TGAAGCAGAGATGGTGTCTGCTGTGAAGACCCCAAGGGAAGAGTTTCTGGCTGGACGGATGCTGGGCCACCCAGAGGTGATGGCTTATAGGAGCAGAGATGTCTCAGAGAACGGAATGCCTCTCCAAAATGGGTCCCTCTGCAACGGGAGGGCCTTTGCACCCGGCTTGATCAACAGTTTGTCTGGATCCCCCATTTCCTACCATGGATACAGCCCTCTCCCTCTAAATAGCTTCCTGGTGGATGATGAGTTGCGGGAGATGAGGATGCCTCTCTCTGAACTCTCAAGGGCAGGTGCCTTCCCCAAGGAGAGGATCCTGCCGTGCGACAGCTCCAGGACAATCCCCACTGAGTACGTGAGAACCATCACCGACATCTCTGCCAACATGTGCCACGCTACCATCTATGCTCCTAAAGAAGGTGCTGCTGAAGAAGCCAGGAGTGACATGCACTACAGCGTGGCTTCTGGGCCCAAACCTGTCATCCCTTCAGTCCGGAACAATCCCTACTTCCCCTGCGATAAAGTGGCCAAAGAGGAGGAGCGGACCTCTTCAGAGGACGAGATCAGCCAGCACTTTGAGCCCACCAACACACCCCTGGACCGCAAGGGACTCATCAGCCCTCAGAGCCCCCAGAAGTCAGACTGCCAGCCCAACTCACCAACTgaatccagcagcagcaagaatgCCCGTATCGGCCAGaactccagctccctcttcACCAAGAGCCCCACAGACCCCAAAGCCTGCAACTGGAAGAAGTACAAGTTCATTGTCCTCAACTCTCTCAACCAGAACACCAAGCAAGACAGCGCTGACCAGAACGAGATGGGAACCCTCTCTCCTCGCACCTATGTGCCCATGTCCACTTGCCAGCAGTCCATGGAGCCGGAGCATCTCAATGTGCAATCCCCCACCAAGATAAGCGTGAATGGTGAAGACTCTACAATCCCACAAGCGAGCAGACTCAACAATATTGTTAACAG GTCCCGGGATGGGTCCCCTCAGAGCAGCGAAGGGCAGTCCCCACTGTACATGCATTCATCAAAGTGCAGCTCCTGTGGTTGCCAGTCCCCACAACATACTGAGATGTGCCTTCATACCCCTGGCTCAAACTTTGGAGAAGAGATGGGGGAAACCCAGTCTGAATACTCCGACTCCAGCTGCG AGAACGGAGCCTTCTTCTGCAACGAGTGTGACTGCCGGTTCTCCGAGGAGGCCTCTCTCAAGAGACATTCTCTGCAGGTCCACAGTGACAAGCCCTACAAGTGTGACCGCTGCCAGGCCTCCTTTCGCTACAAGGGGAACCTCGCCAGCCACAAAACCGTCCACACAG GAGAGAAGCCGTACCGCTGCAACATCTGCGGGGCACAGTTCAACCGACCAGCCAACCTGAAAACCCACACACGCATCCACTCTGGGGAGAAACCCTACAAGTGTGAGACCTGTGGGGCCAGATTTGTCCAG gtggCCCACCTCCGTGCTCACGTGCTCATTCACACCGGGGAGAAGCCGTACCCCTGTGAGATCTGCGGCACACGCTTCCGGCACCTGCAGACCCTCAAAAGTCACCTTCGAATCCACACAGGAGAGAAACCCTATCAT TGTGAGAAGTGCAACCTGCACTTCCGCCACAAAAGCCAGCTGCGGCTCCACCTGCGGCAGAAGCACGGGGCCATCACCAACACCAAGGTGCAGTACCGCATCTCGGCCAGCGAGGTGCCCCCGGAGCTGCCCAAGGCCTGCTGA
- the SST gene encoding somatostatin: protein MLSCRLQCALALLSIALALGTVSAAPSDPRLRQFLQKSLAAAAGKQELAKYFLAELLSEPSQTENEALESEDLSRGAEQDEVRLELERSANSNPALAPRERKAGCKNFFWKTFTSC, encoded by the exons ATGCTGTCGTGCCGCCTCCAGTgcgccctggccctgctctccaTCGCCCTGGCCCTCGGCACCGTCTCGGCCGCCCCGTCGGACCCGCGGCTCCGGCAGTTCCTGCAGAAGTCGctggccgccgccgccgggaaGCAG GAACTGGCCAAGTACTTTTTGGCAGAACTGCTTTCAGAGCCAAGTCAGACAGAAAATGAAGCCCTGGAGTCTGAGGACTTGTCCCgaggggctgagcaggatgAAGTGAGACTGGAGCTGGAGCGCTCGGCTAACTCAAATCCCGCTCTGGCACCCCGGGAACGCAAAGCAGGCTGCAAGAACTTCTTCTGGAAAACTTTCACATCCTGTTAG